The Argopecten irradians isolate NY chromosome 16, Ai_NY, whole genome shotgun sequence genome window below encodes:
- the LOC138310111 gene encoding uncharacterized protein, which yields TAVPTAAVPTTSRYQQQQQQQQPYQQQPCQQQPYQQQQQQQQPYQQQPFQQQPYHHQAYQQQQPYQQHHQRTNNSNNQRGRNQGRQTRQWQPNQQQQPTRPCQGCGIYNGPSVWSAVVLIILCLPLALCEKPSQVQRLNYGLLFQPTAHLHLGQEYWSHTFEIPLPKRLHLSEVLKCNRRMCEAANPVINSLNAMRTQCMTNINDTIKIINKLIPHGYFPKAIFMDGKRLRRGLFDFIGEISKSLFGTATSTDLANLKKHMQVLNNNNVKLAKAMAREAHELTSFMSTVNDRFDNIVTAVKQNHDQTVTLSQQITHTLDGLQHELIVLEDMMLHQVNASAMLDKQLEHFKLAIHELAKGKLSLFIISPKIIKATLKQIQSIMSSKYPGFHIIHLNPLHYYSFADFLYVRHHSTLYILLKVPISPFAQPLLLFKTYSFPVPINATSTHATQLLNVPDYFVHSSDNQHFTTLSHKQLQMCSAQDNNIFYCSFHVALSSVAKHSCLASIFYNQKDIIKSTCDFRFVQSILKPSMIEVAPSNFLVYHISMLALNCPTGQKIIKGCTFCVLGIPCRCSVTSDALFIPPRLGKCKNDTQEISRLHPVNLALIQEFFDPSTHSAILGHTMYSNVVNISIPKFNIYNHSIVEALANDQKYHLSLKKIVKKAQKGETVFKSLSESMLDSTLSAVNTNWPDTSGIVSLVAGVLSGTAIFISICTYRKYRILSAAVLLTKPNTVSAFTLPPTANIPNFHYKPLPEITTMSMFTDHVYNSLQTPWPYVTLSFLTTAFVLISIYFIWSKFKASNKTSIHVELTTGSECVLITVASLPLCPDNWTITPPIDITSIQVTGKIFPVIHFHWSEFSVIHNHTKHRIYPKHKLHVSHIKAHKIARIVKQPYAAYILLSHHGYFHILK from the exons acagcCGTACCAACAGCAGCCGTTCCAACAACAAGCCGGTaccaacaacagcaacaacaacagcagcCGTACCAACAGCAGCCGTGCCAACAACAGCCGTaccaacaacagcaacaacaacagcagcCGTACCAACAGCAACCGTTCCAACAACAGCCGTACCACCATCAGGCataccaacaacaacaaccatACCAACAGCACCATCAACGAACTAACAACTCAAATAACCAGCGAGGACGGAACCAAGGGAGACAGACTAGGCAATGGCAACCAAACCAACAACAGCAACCAACCAGACCTTGCCAAGGATGCG GTATCTACAATGGTCCTAGTGTATGGAGTGCAGTTGTGCTGATCATCCTCTGCTTACCTCTGGCTTTATGTGAAAAACCATCCCAAGTTCAACGACTGAATTATGGACTCCTCTTTCAACCCACAGCACATCTCCATCTTGGCCAAGAGTATTGGTCTCACACATTTGAGATACCCTTACCAAAACGTTTGCACCTGTCAGAAGTACTCAAATGTAACCGTCGTATGTGTGAAGCAGCCAATCCTGTCATTAACTCTTTAAACGCAATGAGGACCCAGTGTATGACTAACATCAATGACAcgattaaaataattaacaagCTCATCCCACATGGTTATTTCCCAAAGGCTATATTCATGGATGGAAAAAGATTACGGCGTGGTCTGTTCGACTTCATTggagaaatatcaaaatcattgtTTGGAACTGCGACATCAACTGATCTTGCTAATCTAAAGAAACACATGCAGGTCCTCAACAACAACAATGTGAAACTTGCTAAGGCTATGGCAAGAGAAGCACATGAACTGACATCATTTATGTCTACTGTCAATGACAGGTTTGATAACATAGTTACTgctgtaaaacaaaatcatgatCAAACTGTCACATTGTCACAACAAATCACTCATACTTTAGATGGTTTACAGCATGAGCTCATTGTCTTAGAGGATATGATGTTACATCAGGTAAATGCTTCAGCAATGCTGGATAAACAATTAGAACACTTTAAACTCGCAATCCATGAGTTGGCAAAAGGAAAGTTATCCCTCTTTATCATTTCTCCAAAAATTATTAAGGCTACTCTGAAACAAATCCAAAGCATCATGTCAAGTAAATACCCTGGTTTCCATATCATCCATCTTAATCCATTGCATTACTATTCATTTGCCGACTTTCTTTATGTCAGACATCATTCGACTCTGTATATTTTACTGAAAGTACCAATATCACCATTTGCTCAACCTTTACTTTTGTTCAAGACATATTCATTTCCAGTACCTATCAATGCAACATCAACTCATGCAACTCAGTTACTAAATGTGCCAGATTATTTTGTACATAGTAGTGATAACCAGCACTTTACTACATTGTCGCATAAACAGCTTCAGATGTGTTCCGCGCaagacaataatattttttattgttcttTCCATGTTGCTCTCTCATCAGTGGCCAAACACTCATGTCTTGCATCTATATTTTATAATCAAAAGGATATTATAAAATCAACATGTGACTTCAGATTTGTACAAAGTATTTTAAAGCCTTCAATGATAGAAGTGGCTCCATCAAATTTCCTTGTGTACCACATATCAATGTTAGCCCTAAATTGTCCTACTGGTCAGAAAATCATCAAAGGCTGCACCTTTTGTGTTCTCGGTATACCATGTAGATGCTCAGTTACCTCAGACGCCCTTTTTATACCTCCAAGATTAGGGAAATGTAAAAATGATACTCAGGAAATCTCCAGGTTACATCCTGTAAATCTTGCACTCATTCAGGAGTTCTTTGATCCTTCCACACACTCTGCAATCTTAGGACATACcatgtattcaaatgttgtgaaCATTTCCATTCCAAAATTTAACATCTATAACCACTCAATTGTAGAAGCATTGGCAAATGATCAGAAATACCACCTTAGTTTGAAGAAAATAGTCAAGAAAGCGCAAAAAGGAGAAACTGTGTTTAAATCACTCTCAGAGTCAATGTTAGATAGTACACTTTCTGCTGTCAATACTAATTGGCCTGACACTAGTGGAATTGTATCATTAGTGGCAGGTGTTTTATCAGGAACAGctatttttatatctatttgTACATATAGAAAATATAGGATATTGTCTGCAGCAGTTCTCCTTACTAAACCGAATACGGTCTCTGCCTTTACCCTGCCACCTACTGCTAACATACCAAATTTCCATTATAAACCATTGCCTGAAATAACTACAATGAGCATGTTCACTGACCATGTGTATAATTCCTTACAAACACCATGGCCTTATGTAACATTGTCCTTCCTCACCACAGCATTTGTCCTCATCTCAATATACTTCATATGGTCAAAGTTCAAAGCGTCTAACAAAACCTCCATCCATGTTGAACTAACAACAGGTAGTGAATGTGTCCTTATTACTGTAGCCTCCCTACCCCTGTGTCCAGACAACTGGACCATAACACCACCCATTGACATTACCTCAATCCAAGTAACTGGTAAAATATTTCCtgttatccattttcattggtCAGAGTTTTCCGTAATTCATAACCATACCAAACATCGCATTTATCCTAAACACAAGTTACATGTCTCACACATAAAAGCTCACAAAATCGCACGCATTGTTAAACAACCTTACGCAGCATATATTTTGCTCTCTCATCATGGATATTTCCATATTTTGAAATAG